DNA from Mesorhizobium sp. DCY119:
GCACCCGACTGATCATTCCGGCCCTTCGCGGCCTCTATGCCAGCCTGCATGATGGTGCCGAGACGCTGCTGCGCGTCGTTGCCGGGCTTGCGCTGGTAACCCACGGCGCCGGCAAGATCGTCAACCCGTTTGGTGCCATCGAAATGGTCGAGGGTTTGGGCTTCTATCCCGGCGCCTTCTGGTCGCCGCTTCTGTCGGCCACCGAATTCTTCGGCGGCATCCTGCTGGCGCTCGGCCTGTTGACCCGCCCGGCAGCCGCAGCAACGACCTTCGTTCTGCTGGTCACGGTCTGGTTCCACTGGATCACTATGGGCCAGGGCTATTCGGGCGCGGAAAAGTCGATCCTCTGGGCCGCGATCCTGTTCTTCTTCCTCATCCGCGGCGGCAACCGCCATTCGGTGGACGCCAAGCTCGGCCGCCAGTTCTAAGATTTTTTCATAATGCTGATACAGTCCCCGTCGGAGCGATCCGGCGGGGTTTTTGCTATTCG
Protein-coding regions in this window:
- a CDS encoding DoxX family protein; translation: MTDTTTNNAAGTRLIIPALRGLYASLHDGAETLLRVVAGLALVTHGAGKIVNPFGAIEMVEGLGFYPGAFWSPLLSATEFFGGILLALGLLTRPAAAATTFVLLVTVWFHWITMGQGYSGAEKSILWAAILFFFLIRGGNRHSVDAKLGRQF